A single Actinomadura algeriensis DNA region contains:
- a CDS encoding nucleotidyltransferase domain-containing protein: MSTDLRLVRDHTILSVVTGSRAYGLATAGSDVDRRGVFVAPAALYWRFDKPPTHLDGPLPEQFSWELERLCELALAANPTVLECLWSPLVERVTPLGEELLAVRTSFLSRRAHRTFLRYADSQFRKLQADLRKDGEPNWKHVMHMLRLLHSGLHLVRTGEPLVDVADLRDRLLAVKRGDMPWDEIDAWRTGLTSRMAAALDASPLPEVPDRDRVEEFLISVRRRSLQW; the protein is encoded by the coding sequence GTGAGCACCGACCTGCGGCTCGTCCGCGACCACACGATCCTGTCCGTCGTGACCGGCTCGCGCGCGTACGGCCTCGCGACCGCCGGCAGCGACGTCGACCGGCGCGGCGTGTTCGTCGCCCCGGCCGCGCTGTACTGGCGTTTCGACAAGCCGCCCACCCACCTGGACGGCCCCCTGCCCGAGCAGTTCTCCTGGGAGCTCGAACGCCTCTGCGAACTCGCGCTCGCCGCGAACCCGACCGTCCTGGAATGCCTCTGGTCGCCGCTCGTCGAGCGCGTCACCCCGCTCGGCGAGGAGCTCCTCGCCGTCCGCACGTCCTTCCTGTCCCGGCGCGCGCACCGCACGTTCCTCCGCTACGCCGACAGCCAGTTCCGCAAGTTGCAAGCCGACTTGCGCAAGGACGGCGAACCGAACTGGAAGCACGTGATGCACATGCTCCGCCTCCTGCACAGCGGCCTGCACCTCGTCCGCACCGGCGAGCCGCTCGTCGACGTCGCGGACCTGCGAGACCGGCTCCTCGCCGTCAAGCGCGGCGACATGCCGTGGGACGAGATCGACGCGTGGCGCACCGGCCTCACCTCGCGGATGGCGGCCGCCCTCGACGCGAGCCCGCTGCCCGAAGTCCCCGACCGCGACCGCGTCGAGGAATTCCTGATCTCCGTCCGCCGAAGGAGCCTGCAATGGTGA
- a CDS encoding nucleotidyltransferase domain-containing protein, whose amino-acid sequence MVNLPDGLVDRFTAEHPHPRAFLTVSGSHIYGFESRDSDIDLRGVHLLPLDQVIGLFTGRKQCTAEWEHGGVEADIVTYDLAKFCDMLLKPNGHAVEQLGSSIVVETSPLHAELRDLMPGLLTSRHAGHYLGFARGQWRMFENRDELKPLLYVFRTLLTGVHLMRTGELVTDLTTLLDDAPPYVPDLIAAKREAEHSGVPSFAPDRPTLRADVAALTVLLEDERDRSALPERPSAGRALHDLVVRTRLDGLYHS is encoded by the coding sequence ATGGTGAACCTCCCCGACGGCCTGGTCGACCGCTTCACCGCCGAACACCCCCACCCCCGGGCGTTCCTGACGGTCAGCGGATCGCACATCTACGGCTTCGAGTCCCGCGACTCCGACATCGACCTGCGCGGCGTCCACCTGCTGCCCCTCGACCAGGTCATCGGCCTGTTCACCGGACGCAAGCAGTGCACGGCCGAGTGGGAGCACGGGGGCGTCGAGGCCGACATCGTCACCTACGACCTCGCCAAGTTCTGCGACATGCTGCTGAAACCGAACGGGCACGCCGTCGAGCAGCTCGGCTCGTCCATCGTCGTGGAGACCTCGCCCCTGCACGCCGAGCTGCGCGACCTGATGCCCGGCCTGCTCACCTCCCGGCACGCCGGCCACTACCTCGGTTTCGCGCGCGGCCAGTGGCGCATGTTCGAGAACCGCGACGAGCTCAAGCCCCTGCTCTACGTGTTCCGGACCCTGCTGACCGGCGTGCACCTCATGCGCACGGGCGAACTCGTGACCGACCTGACGACGCTGCTCGACGACGCGCCGCCCTACGTCCCCGACCTCATCGCCGCCAAGCGCGAGGCCGAGCACTCGGGCGTCCCGTCCTTCGCGCCCGACCGGCCGACCCTGCGGGCCGACGTCGCCGCGCTCACGGTCCTGCTCGAGGACGAACGCGACCGCAGCGCGCTCCCCGAACGCCCGAGCGCGGGACGGGCGCTGCACGACCTGGTCGTCCGGACGCGCCTGGACGGCCTATACCACAGCTGA
- a CDS encoding Uma2 family endonuclease produces the protein MFLEIDGDIRRDLEIVDGFVVPREQRRREHQKVGTRLSLELEREAVRQVRRTGGAECYETNTEVDVLLWEVPATARKPDAVLHRCIPDFEQLAAEHCIVAAEVLSTWSGRRDRVHKLADYADAGIPHYWLVSFDKVGALSIERHALTGGRRGYAHIGTTHRDMGPVAVTVSDPFPMEIPWEHLEIAPRV, from the coding sequence ATGTTCCTGGAGATCGACGGGGACATCCGGCGTGATCTGGAGATCGTGGACGGGTTCGTCGTCCCCCGGGAACAGCGGAGGCGTGAACACCAGAAGGTCGGCACCCGGTTGTCGCTCGAGCTCGAACGGGAGGCGGTGCGGCAGGTGCGGCGCACCGGTGGCGCCGAATGCTACGAGACCAACACCGAAGTCGACGTGCTGCTCTGGGAAGTGCCCGCCACGGCCCGCAAGCCCGATGCCGTCCTGCACCGCTGCATACCGGACTTCGAGCAACTGGCCGCCGAGCACTGCATCGTCGCCGCCGAGGTCCTCTCGACGTGGTCGGGAAGGCGCGATCGCGTCCACAAGTTGGCCGACTATGCCGACGCGGGCATTCCGCATTACTGGCTGGTGTCCTTCGACAAGGTGGGCGCACTGTCGATCGAACGCCATGCTCTCACCGGGGGGCGTCGCGGTTATGCGCACATCGGGACGACGCATCGGGACATGGGGCCGGTCGCGGTGACGGTGTCGGATCCCTTCCCCATGGAGATCCCCTGGGAGCACCTGGAGATCGCTCCCAGGGTGTGA
- a CDS encoding SAM-dependent methyltransferase yields the protein MTVASPSWAELREPADAAARAGSLLDVLRAELPTDRPVRVWNARCGDGGLARWLAGRLRGPQHWILQDSDPARLARAAARTYTSADGTAATVETRADDLSDLRAADVVGTSVLAACHLLHRLTLAEVDALAATACRPALFTLTPVGRVRLDPADPLDIEFAAAADAHRRRDGRLGADAAFAAADAFARRGATVHTRPSPWRLGPARSVLTAQWLRGQVAAAVEHRPALAADAPAYLRRRLADCATGDLALEVRHLDLLAIPASTL from the coding sequence ATGACCGTGGCCAGCCCGTCCTGGGCGGAACTGCGCGAACCCGCCGACGCCGCCGCCCGCGCGGGCTCGCTGCTCGACGTCCTGCGCGCCGAACTGCCCACGGACCGTCCCGTCCGCGTCTGGAACGCGCGGTGCGGTGACGGCGGCCTCGCGCGGTGGCTCGCCGGACGACTCCGCGGCCCCCAGCACTGGATCCTGCAGGACTCCGACCCCGCCCGCCTCGCGCGCGCCGCCGCGCGGACCTACACCTCCGCCGACGGCACCGCCGCCACGGTCGAGACCCGCGCGGACGACCTGTCCGACCTGCGCGCCGCCGACGTCGTCGGCACGTCCGTCCTCGCCGCGTGCCACCTGCTCCACCGGCTCACCCTCGCCGAGGTCGACGCGCTCGCCGCCACGGCCTGCCGTCCGGCGCTGTTCACCCTGACTCCGGTCGGCCGGGTCCGGCTCGACCCGGCCGACCCCCTCGACATCGAGTTCGCCGCCGCGGCCGACGCCCACCGGCGCCGCGACGGACGGCTCGGCGCCGACGCCGCGTTCGCCGCCGCCGACGCGTTCGCCCGCCGCGGCGCGACCGTCCACACCCGCCCCAGCCCGTGGCGGCTCGGCCCCGCGCGGTCCGTCCTGACGGCGCAGTGGCTGCGCGGGCAGGTGGCCGCCGCGGTCGAGCACCGCCCGGCCCTGGCCGCCGACGCGCCCGCCTACCTGCGCCGCCGCCTCGCCGACTGCGCCACCGGCGACCTCGCCCTGGAGGTCCGCCACCTGGACCTCCTCGCGATCCCCGCAAGCACCTTGTAA
- a CDS encoding signal protein: MIRGRLVVSLVALGSVGGCAAPGDAARDSSTDAVPENGSAPSDARPSGETRGPGELQSAWWSWAAGAPTGTNPVEDATGAHCRIGQPSSGIWFLAGTFGGSVKRRCTVPRGRALVVPAVNSTGSEGDCAAFMEGAAGSVKLDGKQVGLERWPAVPITMKGVADNPVTLTEGTIETYGCGVWALIPSMPPGTHTVSIRGSSGDFRVSADYGLTVE; encoded by the coding sequence ATGATTCGTGGACGGCTTGTGGTTTCGCTTGTGGCCCTCGGGTCGGTCGGCGGGTGTGCGGCACCGGGCGATGCGGCGAGGGATTCGAGTACCGACGCCGTGCCGGAAAACGGTTCGGCTCCGTCGGATGCGCGGCCTTCCGGCGAGACGCGGGGTCCCGGGGAACTGCAGTCGGCATGGTGGAGCTGGGCCGCCGGTGCGCCCACGGGAACGAATCCCGTTGAAGACGCCACGGGTGCTCATTGCCGGATTGGTCAGCCGTCAAGTGGCATATGGTTCCTGGCGGGGACGTTCGGTGGTTCGGTGAAACGCCGCTGCACCGTGCCGCGCGGGCGTGCCCTGGTGGTGCCGGCTGTCAACTCGACCGGCTCCGAGGGCGACTGCGCGGCCTTCATGGAGGGCGCGGCCGGGTCCGTGAAACTGGACGGAAAGCAGGTCGGGCTCGAGCGCTGGCCGGCCGTGCCGATCACGATGAAAGGTGTCGCCGACAATCCGGTCACCCTCACTGAGGGGACGATCGAGACGTACGGCTGTGGAGTGTGGGCACTGATCCCTTCGATGCCTCCGGGGACGCACACCGTCAGTATCCGGGGGAGCAGCGGCGATTTCCGGGTCTCCGCGGATTATGGCTTGACCGTGGAGTAA
- a CDS encoding DUF1349 domain-containing protein has translation MIEGEWLNAPAGVAEDGGDLLVTAVQGSDFWRTTSYGYDRDGGHALLAPFAPEAAIEVSFVADYGNQFDQAGVLVRRDETTWIKAGLEYCDGALQLGAVVTHGVSDWSSAPVDWTGREVTIRASRSGDAVTVRARAAGEPWRMIRLAPFPVGVEARAGLYCCAPERAGLTVRFTNAAFTVPDETLHP, from the coding sequence ATGATCGAAGGCGAATGGCTGAACGCGCCCGCCGGGGTCGCCGAGGACGGCGGCGATCTGCTCGTCACCGCCGTCCAGGGCAGCGACTTCTGGCGGACGACCTCCTACGGCTACGACCGGGACGGCGGGCATGCGCTCCTCGCCCCGTTCGCCCCCGAGGCCGCGATCGAGGTGTCGTTCGTGGCGGACTACGGCAACCAGTTCGACCAGGCGGGGGTGCTCGTCCGGCGGGACGAGACGACGTGGATCAAGGCCGGGCTGGAGTACTGCGACGGGGCCCTGCAGCTCGGAGCGGTCGTCACCCACGGCGTGTCCGACTGGTCGTCGGCGCCCGTCGACTGGACGGGACGCGAGGTGACGATCCGCGCGAGCCGCAGCGGCGATGCCGTCACCGTCCGGGCCCGCGCCGCGGGCGAACCCTGGCGGATGATCCGCCTGGCCCCGTTCCCCGTGGGAGTAGAGGCCCGCGCGGGCCTCTACTGTTGCGCGCCCGAACGCGCGGGCCTGACCGTCCGCTTCACGAACGCCGCGTTTACCGTCCCGGACGAGACCCTGCATCCGTGA
- a CDS encoding ABC transporter substrate-binding protein translates to MKRLLAALLVLVLTAAGCASRTSTTPPGVLNVGQISNSIAFFPLFIAEKKGYFAQEGVKLGDRPRLGTGAKVAAALKSGSIDVGAGVLTDALNLARIDDGTQLVANLVDKYYVDIIVSENWDGPPVSAPLDERIRALKGKKIGITGPGSGTEALVTYLFQRVGMRSDTDVELVNLGAKATSAIGALKAGRVDALSFFQPIAQQAEAAGAGNLYISPSRGDIPGFEKTAHGVVFTTQKLMDKKSKEIAAFQRAIARAEADIRERPEEIPGLLAEYNKATDPAAREALVPILREEVPDQIGFTREAIDTALEFHRTTGLVERLPRYEEIVPPNLRVSEKG, encoded by the coding sequence ATGAAACGCCTGCTCGCAGCGCTGCTCGTCCTGGTCCTGACCGCCGCGGGATGCGCGAGCCGCACCTCCACCACCCCGCCGGGCGTGCTGAACGTCGGCCAGATCAGCAACTCGATCGCCTTCTTCCCGCTGTTCATCGCCGAGAAGAAGGGCTACTTCGCGCAGGAGGGCGTGAAGCTGGGCGACCGTCCCCGCCTCGGCACCGGCGCGAAGGTCGCCGCCGCGCTGAAGTCCGGCAGCATCGACGTCGGCGCGGGCGTCCTCACCGACGCGCTCAACCTCGCCCGCATCGACGACGGCACCCAGCTCGTCGCCAACCTCGTCGACAAGTACTACGTCGACATCATCGTGTCGGAGAACTGGGACGGCCCACCGGTGTCGGCCCCGCTCGACGAGCGGATCCGCGCGCTGAAGGGCAAGAAGATCGGCATCACCGGCCCCGGCAGCGGCACCGAGGCCCTGGTCACCTACCTCTTCCAGCGCGTCGGCATGCGCTCCGACACCGACGTCGAGCTCGTGAACCTCGGCGCCAAGGCGACGTCCGCCATCGGCGCCCTCAAGGCGGGCCGCGTCGACGCCCTGTCGTTCTTCCAGCCGATCGCGCAGCAGGCCGAAGCGGCCGGCGCCGGGAACCTCTACATCTCCCCCTCCAGGGGCGACATTCCCGGCTTCGAGAAGACCGCGCACGGCGTCGTGTTCACCACGCAGAAGCTGATGGACAAGAAGAGCAAGGAGATCGCCGCGTTCCAGCGCGCCATCGCCCGGGCCGAGGCCGACATCCGCGAGCGCCCCGAAGAGATCCCCGGCCTCCTGGCGGAGTACAACAAGGCCACCGACCCGGCGGCCCGCGAGGCGCTCGTCCCGATCCTCCGCGAGGAAGTCCCGGACCAGATCGGGTTCACCCGAGAGGCGATCGACACCGCGCTCGAGTTCCACCGCACGACCGGCCTCGTCGAACGCCTCCCGAGATACGAAGAGATCGTTCCCCCGAACCTGCGGGTCTCCGAGAAGGGCTGA
- a CDS encoding glycoside hydrolase family 26 protein, translated as MAKEHDAILWGSAGDDLEGSDYSRLDERYGPLTIRRAYQRPDDGIPKSWKASNAGSDVGKRASCWSGKPDMGDVASGSLDERILGFLRSIPKSHVAFVTIWHEPDAKLKNETFSLSTYKDGFRRFCRLVKQVQGEGRPHLYTVQIVTTWAGTNPSKGRTYADMWPGDDLVDCYGADGYSHVGSKKSLWGPAVEFARSKGIPWCVPEIGYGDKGSQDVSWMNDQIDYMTSTPAGGKHTRCAFACWFDTAGPISVPTPGDERAWIKAAKKASRDYHFDYTRFAL; from the coding sequence TTGGCGAAAGAGCACGACGCGATCTTGTGGGGCTCGGCGGGCGACGATCTCGAAGGGTCGGACTATTCCCGGCTGGACGAGCGGTACGGGCCCCTGACGATCCGCCGCGCCTACCAGCGCCCGGACGACGGGATTCCGAAGTCGTGGAAGGCGTCGAACGCCGGTTCCGACGTCGGGAAGCGCGCGAGCTGCTGGTCGGGAAAGCCGGACATGGGCGACGTCGCGTCCGGATCGCTGGACGAGCGCATCCTCGGTTTCCTGCGCAGCATCCCGAAAAGCCACGTCGCATTCGTGACGATCTGGCATGAACCAGATGCGAAGCTAAAAAATGAGACATTCTCCCTCTCCACCTACAAGGACGGGTTCCGGCGCTTCTGCCGCCTGGTCAAGCAGGTGCAGGGCGAGGGGCGGCCGCACCTGTACACGGTGCAGATCGTCACGACCTGGGCCGGAACGAACCCGTCGAAGGGCCGCACCTACGCCGACATGTGGCCGGGGGACGATCTGGTCGACTGCTATGGCGCGGACGGCTATTCCCACGTCGGCTCCAAGAAGTCCCTGTGGGGCCCGGCGGTCGAGTTCGCCCGCTCGAAGGGCATCCCGTGGTGCGTCCCCGAAATCGGCTACGGCGACAAGGGGTCGCAGGACGTGTCGTGGATGAACGACCAGATCGACTACATGACCTCGACCCCCGCGGGCGGAAAGCACACCCGATGCGCGTTCGCGTGCTGGTTCGACACCGCCGGGCCGATCTCCGTTCCCACTCCGGGCGACGAACGGGCGTGGATCAAGGCGGCGAAGAAAGCGTCACGGGATTACCATTTCGACTACACCCGGTTCGCCCTGTAG
- a CDS encoding oxygenase MpaB family protein, translating to MPSKSNMIATKFDRAFDADIRSKFFKGLDFAGPEGDPGWFGPDSAVWYVHSHLPTLILGLVGAAYIEGLDPSISWMAYDHSRIPERDEHGIPTGNVDVHGATVRLGHSVSFFIGTAYGSTETAERLARTVRAMHHTVKGTRPDGLAYDADDPDWLRWNYATVVWGLATAHERYHRRPLRDIDRYYREFVRVGEALGGTDLPATKAETAECLQSYLPRLAVTPIKAFATGPNLRDSEAKPWEPGSAFMDWAARDMLPEWAQKLALYQPPNPLVLRARRAALWTAINGLYEATGPIREFREAKARVAKGTTAPVASTAPTAPDPVLTREEVEAMA from the coding sequence ATGCCGTCGAAGAGCAACATGATCGCGACCAAGTTCGACCGGGCGTTCGACGCCGACATCCGCTCGAAGTTCTTCAAGGGCCTCGACTTCGCCGGCCCCGAGGGCGACCCCGGATGGTTCGGCCCCGACAGCGCCGTCTGGTACGTGCACTCGCACCTGCCCACGCTGATCCTCGGCCTCGTCGGCGCCGCCTACATCGAGGGGCTCGACCCGAGCATCAGCTGGATGGCCTACGACCACTCCCGCATCCCCGAACGGGACGAGCACGGCATCCCCACCGGGAACGTCGACGTCCACGGCGCGACCGTCCGGCTCGGCCACTCCGTCTCGTTCTTCATCGGGACCGCCTACGGCTCCACCGAGACCGCCGAACGGCTCGCCCGCACCGTCCGCGCCATGCACCACACCGTCAAGGGCACCCGCCCCGACGGGCTCGCCTACGACGCCGACGACCCGGACTGGCTCCGGTGGAACTACGCCACGGTCGTCTGGGGTCTCGCGACCGCCCACGAGCGGTACCACCGGCGTCCCCTGCGCGACATCGACCGCTACTACCGCGAGTTCGTCCGCGTCGGCGAGGCCCTCGGCGGCACCGACCTGCCGGCCACCAAGGCCGAGACCGCCGAATGCCTCCAGTCCTACCTGCCCCGCCTCGCCGTCACCCCGATCAAGGCGTTCGCCACCGGCCCCAACCTCCGCGACAGCGAAGCCAAGCCGTGGGAGCCCGGCAGCGCCTTCATGGACTGGGCCGCCCGCGACATGCTCCCCGAATGGGCGCAGAAACTCGCGCTCTACCAGCCGCCGAACCCCCTCGTCCTGCGCGCCCGCCGCGCCGCGCTCTGGACCGCGATCAACGGCCTGTACGAGGCCACCGGCCCGATCCGCGAGTTCCGCGAGGCGAAGGCCCGCGTCGCGAAGGGCACCACCGCCCCCGTCGCGTCCACCGCCCCCACCGCGCCCGACCCCGTCCTCACCCGCGAAGAGGTCGAGGCGATGGCCTGA
- a CDS encoding TetR/AcrR family transcriptional regulator → MTTRWAGVPASRRRDERRDMLVRAAFALFGAGGEAVLTVRAVCREAELHTRYFYENFTDTGELLAAVYDRQAEALGEVLARALEEAGQDPEARTRAGVRDVLRFISDDPRRGRVLFAEAPGNEPLAARRRAAETALLDGLVAMGPRDDPTVVIAATMVTGAMIELARQWADGRLGDDLDAVVDTAAELSTALHAKAVERLTR, encoded by the coding sequence ATGACGACCCGGTGGGCGGGCGTCCCCGCGTCCCGGCGCCGGGACGAACGCCGCGACATGCTCGTGCGGGCCGCGTTCGCCCTGTTCGGCGCGGGGGGCGAGGCGGTCCTGACCGTCCGCGCCGTGTGCCGCGAGGCCGAGCTCCACACGCGGTACTTCTACGAGAACTTCACCGACACCGGCGAGCTGCTGGCGGCGGTCTACGACCGGCAGGCCGAGGCGCTCGGCGAGGTGCTGGCACGCGCCCTGGAGGAGGCCGGGCAGGATCCGGAGGCCCGCACCCGCGCGGGCGTCCGGGACGTGCTCCGGTTCATCAGCGACGACCCCCGCCGCGGGCGCGTCCTGTTCGCCGAGGCGCCCGGCAACGAGCCGCTGGCCGCGCGGCGCCGGGCGGCGGAGACCGCGCTGCTGGACGGGCTCGTGGCGATGGGCCCGCGCGACGACCCGACGGTCGTGATCGCCGCGACCATGGTCACCGGCGCGATGATCGAACTGGCCCGGCAGTGGGCGGACGGACGGCTCGGCGACGACCTCGACGCGGTCGTCGACACCGCCGCCGAACTGTCGACCGCCCTGCACGCGAAGGCCGTCGAGCGCCTCACCCGGTGA
- a CDS encoding ABC transporter permease produces the protein MSADTEADTEAGTVTKGSAPETVPVQRSFWAKYGTTTGVWTARVVLVAALLLVWQWAADRWFDVIFTSRPSEIWNRLVQWHQDGVLWPNTWVTVQEILYGFALGAAAGVVLGFLLASATLLYRVLDPFIMALYSIPKVALAPLFIVWFGIGMNMKVLLAAATVFFLVFLNTVAGVRQVDQGLIDAVRLMGGGRWHITFKVVLPGSMTGVLTGLKVAIPYALIGAVIGELVASNRGLGYLINDAAAQFDTAGVFATLVVLSVIASVLNLLVGLLDRRLSRWKPVEAR, from the coding sequence ATGAGCGCCGACACCGAGGCCGACACCGAGGCCGGCACCGTGACCAAGGGGTCCGCGCCCGAGACCGTCCCGGTCCAGCGGAGCTTCTGGGCCAAGTACGGCACCACGACCGGCGTGTGGACCGCGCGCGTCGTCCTCGTCGCCGCGCTGCTGCTCGTCTGGCAGTGGGCCGCGGACCGCTGGTTCGACGTCATCTTCACCAGCCGCCCGTCCGAAATCTGGAACCGCCTCGTGCAGTGGCACCAGGACGGCGTCCTGTGGCCGAACACGTGGGTCACCGTCCAGGAGATCCTGTACGGGTTCGCGCTCGGCGCCGCGGCGGGCGTCGTCCTCGGCTTCCTGCTGGCCTCGGCGACGCTGCTCTACCGGGTGCTCGACCCGTTCATCATGGCCCTGTACTCGATCCCGAAGGTCGCGCTCGCGCCGCTGTTCATCGTCTGGTTCGGCATCGGCATGAACATGAAGGTGCTGCTCGCCGCCGCCACGGTGTTCTTCCTCGTGTTCCTCAACACCGTCGCGGGCGTTCGCCAGGTCGACCAGGGGCTCATCGACGCCGTCCGGCTGATGGGCGGCGGACGGTGGCACATCACGTTCAAGGTCGTCCTGCCGGGCTCGATGACGGGCGTGCTCACCGGCCTGAAGGTCGCGATCCCGTACGCCCTGATCGGCGCGGTGATCGGCGAGCTCGTCGCGTCCAACCGCGGCCTCGGCTACCTGATCAACGACGCGGCCGCCCAGTTCGACACCGCCGGGGTGTTCGCCACCCTCGTCGTGCTCAGCGTCATCGCGTCCGTGCTGAACCTCCTCGTCGGACTCCTCGACCGCAGGCTCAGCCGCTGGAAGCCGGTGGAGGCACGATGA